The Streptomyces cyanogenus DNA segment GATCCGCGAGGCGCCCGTCCGGTTCGTCCGCTCCGGCATCGGCGACGCCATCTCCAACATCTCCGCGGTCGCGGACTGGGAGCTGGCGAGCCGGGTCAACGGAGAGAAGATCGACGGTCTGGCCGCCGCCATGGCCCGCCAGGCCGGCGAGGCGGTGCTCCGGCACCCCGGCGGAGTCGGCGACGACGGCTTCCTCCAGGTGCTCGCCGAGGCGCTGGTCCTCACCGGCATCGCCATGTCCGTGTCGGGCGACTCCCGCCCGTCCTCCGGCGCCTGCCACGAGATCAACCACGCCTTCGACCTGCTCTACCCCAAGCGCGCCGCCGCCCACGGCGAGCAGTGCGGCCTCGGTGCCGCCTTCGCGATGTACCTGCGCGGCGCCCACGAGGAGTCGGCGTACATGGCAGAGGTGCTGCGCCGGCACGGGCTTCCGGTGCTGCCGGAGGAGATCGGCTTCACGGTGGACGAGTTCGTCCGCGCGGTGGAGTTCGCCCCCGAGACCCGGCCCGGCCGCTACACGATCATCGAACACCTCGACCTCAAGACGAACCAGATCAAGGACATCTACGCCGACTATGTCAAGGCCATCGGTAGCTGAACTCCGTCCGGTCGTCCACCCCGCGGGGGTGAAGGACCGGCGCAGCGGTGAGCACTGGGCGGGACGCCTCTACATGCGCGAGGTGTCCCTGCGCGTCGACCGCTACCTGGTGAACACCAGGGTCACGCCCAACCAGCTCACGTACCTGATGACCGTCTGCGGGGTGCTCGCGGCCCCGGCCCTGCTGGTGCCGGGGATCGCGGGCGCCGTGCTCGGTGTGGTCGCCACCCAGCTGTACCTGCTGCTGGACTGCGTCGACGGCGAGATCGCCCGCTGGAAGAAGCAGTACTCGCTCGGCGGGGTCTACCTGGACCGCGTCGGCGCCTACCTCACCGACGCGGCCGTCCTCGTCGGCCTCGGCCTGCGCGCCGCCGACCTGTGGGGCACCGGCCGTATCGACTGGCTGTGGGCCTTCCTGGGCACCCTCGCCGCGCTCGGCGCCATCCTGATCAAGGCCGAGACCGACCTGGTCGGCGTCGCCCGCCACCAGACCGGCAGGCCGCCGGTGCAGGAGGCCGCCTCCGAGCTGCGTTCCTCCGGCATGGCGCTGGCCCGGCGGGCCGCCTCGGCGCTCAAGTTCCACCGGCTGATCCTCGGCATCGAGGCCTCGCTGCTCATCCTGGTCCTCGCGATCGTGGACCAGGCCCGCGGCGACCTGTTCTTCACCCGCCTCGGCACGGCCGTCCTCGCCGGCATCGCGATGCTGCAGACCCTGCTGCACCTGGTGTCCATCCTCGCCTCCAGCAGGCTGAAGTGAGCGCGCCCATGAAGGTCGGCGCCGTCATCATCACCATGGGAAACCGGCCCGAGGAGCTGCGGGCCCTGCTGGACTCCGTCGCCAAGCAGGACGGCGACCCGGTGGAGGTGGTCGTCGTCGGCAACGGCTCGCCCGTCCCGGACGTCCCCGAGGGCGTACGGACGGTGGAGCTGCCCGAGAACCTCGGCATCCCCGGCGGCCGCAACGTCGGCATAGAGGCCTTCGGGCCCGGCGGCCGCAACGTCGACATATTGCTCTTCCTCGACGACGACGGCCTGCTCGCCCGGCACGACACCGCCGAGCTGTGCCGGGAGGCCTTCGCGGCCGACCCGGAGCTCGGCATCATCAGCTTCCGCATCGCCGACCCCGACACCGGCGAGACGCAGCGCCGGCACGTACCGAGGCTGCGCGCCTCCGACCCGATGCGCTCCTCCCGGGTCACCACCTTCCTCGGCGGCGCCAACGCCGTCCGCACCCGCGTCTTCGCCGAGGTCGGCGGGCTCCCGGACGAGTTCTTCTACGCGCACGAGGAGACCGACCTGGCCTGGCGCGCCCTCGACGCCGGCTGGATGATCGACTACCGGTCCGACATGGTGCTGTACCACCCGACGACCGCGCCCTCGCGGCACGCGGTCTACCACCGCATGGTCGCCCGCAACCGCGTCTGGCTCGCCCGCCGCAACCTGCCCGCCCTCCTGGTCCCGGTCTACCTGGGGGTCTGGCTGCTGCTCACGCTGCTCCGCCGCCCCTCGGGGCCGGCCCTGAAGGCATGGTTCGGCGGCTTCCGGGAAGGCTGGACCACGCCCTGCGGCCCGCGCCGCCCGATGCGCTGGCGTACGGTGTGGCGACTCACCCGACTGGGCCGTCCCCCGGTCATCTGACAAGCTCGTCCCTGTGCGCCGGCGCGCCCGTGCGCACGGCAGGACGAACGCGAACCCGAAGACGAAAGTTTCCACACCTGTGAGTGAGACCACGCACGACGGCACGGTCACGGTGACCGCGGCCCCGTCGCCCGACGAGGGACTGACGGCGGCCGAGCTCGCCGAAAAGTACGGGCTCTCCGTGAGCGGCGCCCGGCCCTCGCTCGTGGAGTACGTCCGTCAGCTCTGGGGCCGCCGCCACTTCGTCCTCGCCTTCTCCCAGGCGAAGCTGACCGCGCAGTACAGCCAGGCCAAGCTCGGCCAGCTCTGGCAGGTGGCCACGCCGCTGCTGAACGCGGCCGTGTACTTCTTCATCTTCGGGCTGATCCTGCACGCGAGCCGCGGCATGTCCCGGGACGTGTACATCCCGTTCCTGGTGACCGGCGTCTTCGTGTTCACCTTCACCCAGAGCTCGGTGATGTCCGGCGTCCGCGCGATCTCCGGCAACCTCGGCCTGGTGCGCGCCCTGCACTTCCCGCGCGCCGCGCTGCCCGTCTCCTTCTCGCTCCAGCAGCTCCAGCAGCTGCTGTTCTCGATGATCGTGCTGTTCGTCGTGGCGATCGGCTTCGGCAGCTACCCCAGCCCGTCCTGGCTGCTGATCGTGCCGGTGCTGGTGCTGCAGTTCCTGTTCAACACCGGCCTCGCGCTGATCGTGGCCCGCATGGGTGCCAAGACGCCGGACCTCGCGCAGCTGATGCCGTTCGTCCTGCGCACCTGGATGTACGCGTCCGGCGTGATGTTCTCCATCCCGGTCATGCTGCAGGACAAGCCGCAGTGGATCGCGACGGTGCTGCAGTGGAACCCGGCGGCCATCTACATGGACCTGATGCGCTTCGCCCTGATCGACGGCTACGGTGCCGAGAACCTGCCCGCCCACGTCTGGGCCGCGGCCGGCGGCTGGGCCGTGCTCTTCGCCGTGGGCGGGTTCGTGTACTTCTGGAAGGCGGAGGAGAGGTACGGCCGTGGCTGAGCAGAACGCCGGGCAGGACGCGCAGGAGCGTCGCCCCACCGTCATCGCGGACGACCTGCACATCGTCTACCGGGTCAACGGCGCCAAGACCGGCAAGGGCAGCGCGACGGCGGCCCTGAGCCGGATCCTCAGGCGGGGCTCGGACGACGCGGCGCGCGGGGTGCGCAAGGTGCACGCCGTGCGCGGTGTGTCCTTCGTCGCCTACCGCGGCGAGGCCATCGGTCTGATCGGCTCCAACGGCTCCGGCAAGTCCACGCTGCTGCGCGCCATCGCCGGCCTGCTGCCCGCGGAGAAGGGCAAGGTCTACACCGACGGCCAGCCCTCCCTGCTGGGTGTCAACGCGGCCCTGATGAACGACCTCACGGGCGAGCGGAACATCATCCTGGGCGGTCTCGCCATGGGCATGTCGCGCGAGCAGATCAAGGAGCGCTACCAGGACATCGTCGACTTCTCGGGGATCAACGAGAAGGGCGACTTCATCACCCTGCCGATGCGCACGTACTCCTCCGGCATGGCGGCGCGCCTGCGCTTCTCCATCGCCGCCGCCAAGGACCACGACGTCCTCATGATCGACGAGGCGCTGGCCACCGGCGACCGCAAGTTCCAGAAGCGCTCCGAGGAGCGCATCCGGGAACTGCGCAAGGAGGCCGGAACGGTTTTCCTGGTCAGCCACAACAACAAGTCCATCCGCGACACCTGCAACCGCGTGCTGTGGCTGGAACGCGGTGAACTGCGCATGGACGGACCCACCGACGAGGTCCTGAAGGAGTACGAGAAGTTCACGGGCAAGTGACGCGTTTCGGCCAGGGCCCCGCCGGGACTTCTCCGGCGGGGCCCTGCGTCTGCAAAGGAAGCGTCAACTCGGCCTGGCGTAAGGAATCTTGGAGCCAATCGGTGTGTTGTTGTGATGTGCAGGACACCCCGACGGTCCGTGCCGCGTTGTACAACGTAAGCTGTACCGGTGCCGGAAACCGGCAAGTGGGGCGATAATGCGCGACACCCTGCGGCGGGACGACCCCGCGCGGTGCGGGGCGGCGTGTCCGAAATAGTGTGTATTGGGTCGGCAGTGTAGAACGGGAGATGTGACGGCAATGGCTACGGAAACTCCCCTGCTCAGCGCAGCATGTGCCGTCCCAGCCCCGGGCAGCGCCCGATGACGGCCACCGGCACGGCGCCAGACCTGGAACGCGCCACTCTGGACAAGGCCGCGGGCGAGAACTTCCCCGTGGCTCCCTTCTTCCTGCCCAGGGCCTGGCGCGAGGACCTCATGGCCGTCTACGGCTTCGCCCGCCTCGTGGACGACATCGGCGACGGCGACCTCGCCCCCGGCGGCGCCGACGCCCGGCTGCTCGGCCTGTCGCCCGCCGCTGCCGCGGACCGGCCGGCCCTCCTCGACGCCTTCGAGACCGACCTGCGCCGCGTCTTCGGCGGCACCCCGCGCCACCCGCTGCTGCGCCGCCTGCAGCACACCGTCCGCCGCCGCGCCCTCACCCCCGAGCCGTTCCTCGGGCTGGTCGCCGCCAACCGCCAGGACCAGCTCGTCACCCGCTACGAGACCTACGACGACCTCCTCGCCTACTGCGAACTGTCCGCCAACCCCGTCGGCCGCCTCGTCCTCGCCGTCACCGGCACCTCGACCCCCGAGCGGATCCGGCTGTCCGACGCGATCTGCACGGCGCTGCAGATCGTGGAGCACCTCCAGGACGTCGCCGAGGACCTCGGCCGCGACCGGATCTACCTCCCCGCCGAGGACATGAAGCGCTTCCACGTCCAGGAAGCGGACCTCGCCGCGAAAACCGCGAGCGCATCGGTGCGCGCCCTGGTTGCATACGAGGCGCAACGTGCCCGCGATCTGCTGGATGAAGGCGCCCCCCTGGTGGGTAGCGTCCACGGAAGGCTGAAGCTGCTGCTCGCGGGGTTCGTGGCGGGGGGAAGGGCGGCGATCCGGGCGATCGCCGCCGCCGAATACGACGTACTTCCCGGCCCGCCCAGACCCGGCAAGGTCCGGTTGCTGCGCGAGGCGGGCGCGATCCTGCGAGGAGAGGGGTGATCCGGACCGTGGAGTCTCCGCCGCACGTGTCCGCGCCGGTACTCGCCGCCTACAGCTACTGCGAGGCCGTGACCGGGCAGCAGGCCCGCAACTTCGCGTACGGCATCCGGCTGCTGCCGACGGCCAAGCGCCGCGCCATGTCGGCGCTGTACGCGTTCTCCCGGCGCGTGGACGACATCGGCGACGGCGACCTGGCCGGCGAGGTGAAGCTGGCGCGCCTGGAGGACACCCGGGCGCTGCTCGCCCGGATCCGCGAGGGCGAGGTGGAGGAGGACGACACCGACCCGGTGGCCGTCGCCCTCAGCCACGCCGCGGACGCCTTCCCGATCCCGCTCGGCGGCCTCGACGAGCTGATCGACGGCGTCCAGATGGACGTGCGCGGGGAGACCTACGAGACCTGGGACGACCTGAAGGTGTACTGCCGGTGTGTCGCCGGTGCCATCGGACGCCTCTCGCTCGGCGTCTTCGGCACCGAACCGGGCGCCCGCGGCGCCGAGCGCGCGGCCGAGTACGCCGACACCCTGGGCCTCGCCCTGCAGCTCACCAACATCCTGCGCGACGTCCGCGAGGACGCGGCGGGCGGCCGTACCTACCTGCCCGCCGACGACCTCGCCAAGTTCGGCTGCTCGGCCGGGTTCGACGGGCCGACCCCGCCGGAGGGCTCCGACTTCGCCGGCCTCGTCCACTTCGAAGTGCGCCGCGCCCGCGCCCTGTTCGCCGAGGGCTACCGGCTGCTGCCCATGCTCGACCGGCGCAG contains these protein-coding regions:
- a CDS encoding iron-containing alcohol dehydrogenase family protein; its protein translation is MPVLTRLIPSPVVVDIRPGALDDLGSVLADERISQSGRLAIAVSGGSGARLRERIAPSLPGASWYEVGGGTIDDAVRLASDIKAGHYDAVVGLGGGKIIDCAKFAAARVGLPLVAVATNLAHDGLCSPVATLDNDAGRGSYGVPNPIAVIIDLDVIREAPVRFVRSGIGDAISNISAVADWELASRVNGEKIDGLAAAMARQAGEAVLRHPGGVGDDGFLQVLAEALVLTGIAMSVSGDSRPSSGACHEINHAFDLLYPKRAAAHGEQCGLGAAFAMYLRGAHEESAYMAEVLRRHGLPVLPEEIGFTVDEFVRAVEFAPETRPGRYTIIEHLDLKTNQIKDIYADYVKAIGS
- a CDS encoding CDP-alcohol phosphatidyltransferase family protein, whose protein sequence is MSRPSVAELRPVVHPAGVKDRRSGEHWAGRLYMREVSLRVDRYLVNTRVTPNQLTYLMTVCGVLAAPALLVPGIAGAVLGVVATQLYLLLDCVDGEIARWKKQYSLGGVYLDRVGAYLTDAAVLVGLGLRAADLWGTGRIDWLWAFLGTLAALGAILIKAETDLVGVARHQTGRPPVQEAASELRSSGMALARRAASALKFHRLILGIEASLLILVLAIVDQARGDLFFTRLGTAVLAGIAMLQTLLHLVSILASSRLK
- a CDS encoding glycosyltransferase family 2 protein encodes the protein MKVGAVIITMGNRPEELRALLDSVAKQDGDPVEVVVVGNGSPVPDVPEGVRTVELPENLGIPGGRNVGIEAFGPGGRNVDILLFLDDDGLLARHDTAELCREAFAADPELGIISFRIADPDTGETQRRHVPRLRASDPMRSSRVTTFLGGANAVRTRVFAEVGGLPDEFFYAHEETDLAWRALDAGWMIDYRSDMVLYHPTTAPSRHAVYHRMVARNRVWLARRNLPALLVPVYLGVWLLLTLLRRPSGPALKAWFGGFREGWTTPCGPRRPMRWRTVWRLTRLGRPPVI
- a CDS encoding ABC transporter permease, producing the protein MSETTHDGTVTVTAAPSPDEGLTAAELAEKYGLSVSGARPSLVEYVRQLWGRRHFVLAFSQAKLTAQYSQAKLGQLWQVATPLLNAAVYFFIFGLILHASRGMSRDVYIPFLVTGVFVFTFTQSSVMSGVRAISGNLGLVRALHFPRAALPVSFSLQQLQQLLFSMIVLFVVAIGFGSYPSPSWLLIVPVLVLQFLFNTGLALIVARMGAKTPDLAQLMPFVLRTWMYASGVMFSIPVMLQDKPQWIATVLQWNPAAIYMDLMRFALIDGYGAENLPAHVWAAAGGWAVLFAVGGFVYFWKAEERYGRG
- a CDS encoding ABC transporter ATP-binding protein encodes the protein MAEQNAGQDAQERRPTVIADDLHIVYRVNGAKTGKGSATAALSRILRRGSDDAARGVRKVHAVRGVSFVAYRGEAIGLIGSNGSGKSTLLRAIAGLLPAEKGKVYTDGQPSLLGVNAALMNDLTGERNIILGGLAMGMSREQIKERYQDIVDFSGINEKGDFITLPMRTYSSGMAARLRFSIAAAKDHDVLMIDEALATGDRKFQKRSEERIRELRKEAGTVFLVSHNNKSIRDTCNRVLWLERGELRMDGPTDEVLKEYEKFTGK
- the hpnC gene encoding squalene synthase HpnC; translated protein: MTATGTAPDLERATLDKAAGENFPVAPFFLPRAWREDLMAVYGFARLVDDIGDGDLAPGGADARLLGLSPAAAADRPALLDAFETDLRRVFGGTPRHPLLRRLQHTVRRRALTPEPFLGLVAANRQDQLVTRYETYDDLLAYCELSANPVGRLVLAVTGTSTPERIRLSDAICTALQIVEHLQDVAEDLGRDRIYLPAEDMKRFHVQEADLAAKTASASVRALVAYEAQRARDLLDEGAPLVGSVHGRLKLLLAGFVAGGRAAIRAIAAAEYDVLPGPPRPGKVRLLREAGAILRGEG
- the hpnD gene encoding presqualene diphosphate synthase HpnD, whose translation is MIRTVESPPHVSAPVLAAYSYCEAVTGQQARNFAYGIRLLPTAKRRAMSALYAFSRRVDDIGDGDLAGEVKLARLEDTRALLARIREGEVEEDDTDPVAVALSHAADAFPIPLGGLDELIDGVQMDVRGETYETWDDLKVYCRCVAGAIGRLSLGVFGTEPGARGAERAAEYADTLGLALQLTNILRDVREDAAGGRTYLPADDLAKFGCSAGFDGPTPPEGSDFAGLVHFEVRRARALFAEGYRLLPMLDRRSGACVAAMAGIYRRLLDRIERDPEAVLRGRVSLPGHEKAYVAVRGLSGLDTRHVTRHVSRRSVRRRA